In Elaeis guineensis isolate ETL-2024a chromosome 1, EG11, whole genome shotgun sequence, a genomic segment contains:
- the LOC105035691 gene encoding germin-like protein 5-1, with product MKTKYSSFLITLFSFCLLLLAVNVAPCLAADPDMLQDICVADLNSTVKVNGFPCKANVTEDDFFFTGLASPGATNNTMGSLVTAANVEKIPGLNTLGVSMSRIDYAPGGLNPPHTHPRATEMIFVLYGTLDVGFITTANKLITKTITKGDTFVFPRGLVHFQKNDGDAPAAVISAFNSQLPGTQSIAVTLFAASPPVPDHVLTKAFQIGTKDVQKIESRLAPKTK from the exons ATGAAGACCAAGTACTCCTCCTTTCTCATCACCCTCTTCTCTTtctgcctcctcctcctcgcCGTTAACGTTGCCCCTTGCCTCGCCGCCGATCCCGACATGCTTCAAGACATCTGCGTCGCCGATCTCAACTCCA CCGTGAAGGTGAATGGGTTCCCCTGCAAGGCGAACGTGACAGAGGATGACTTCTTCTTCACGGGATTAGCCTCCCCTGGCGCCACCAACAACACCATGGGATCCCTGGTGACGGCGGCCAATGTGGAGAAGATCCCGGGGCTCAACACCCTGGGCGTCTCCATGTCCCGCATCGACTACGCCCCCGGAGGGCTCAACCCTCCCCACACCCACCCCCGTGCCACCGAGATGATCTTCGTCCTCTACGGCACCCTCGACGTCGGCTTCATCACCACGGCCAACAAGCTGATCACCAAGACCATCACCAAGGGCGACACATTCGTCTTCCCTCGCGGCCTCGTCCACTTCCAGAAGAACGACGGCGATGCCCCCGCCGCGGTCATCTCTGCCTTCAATAGCCAGCTCCCGGGCACCCAGTCCATCGCCGTCACATTGTTCGCCGCCTCGCCGCCGGTGCCCGACCACGTCCTCACCAAGGCCTTCCAGATCGGCACAAAGGATGTGCAGAAGATCGAGTCCCGCCTCGCCCCCAAAACCAAGTGA